A single window of Synechococcus sp. C9 DNA harbors:
- a CDS encoding proteasome-type protease, with the protein MTYCLGILTKSGLVMAADSRTNAGVDYISTYRKLFDFSVPGERIVLICTSGNLAMTQAVITQLRQDIHHQHPENLHTLGSLYDITNYIGKKIRKLQEENRPWLERDHIDFQCNLLLGGQIPGDEPELFLIYPQGNCIHATPETPFLQIGETKYGKPILDRTLTYHTSLEAAAKCALLSIDSTMKSNISVGPPIHLVRYERDSFRLNHWLELRLGDPYLLQMRRSWEQSLKQAFAQMPDPQWQGSSQEVSGWDYPG; encoded by the coding sequence ATGACCTACTGCCTGGGAATTTTAACGAAATCAGGTTTGGTGATGGCGGCTGATTCCCGTACCAATGCGGGGGTTGATTACATTTCCACCTATCGGAAATTATTTGACTTTTCCGTACCCGGAGAACGGATTGTGTTGATCTGTACCTCTGGGAATTTAGCCATGACCCAGGCGGTGATCACCCAATTGCGCCAGGACATTCATCACCAACACCCGGAGAATTTGCATACCCTCGGTTCGCTCTATGACATTACCAATTATATTGGCAAAAAAATTCGCAAACTTCAGGAGGAAAATCGCCCTTGGCTGGAGCGGGATCACATTGATTTTCAGTGTAATTTATTACTAGGGGGACAAATTCCCGGAGACGAACCAGAATTGTTCCTCATTTATCCCCAGGGAAACTGCATTCACGCCACCCCGGAAACCCCTTTTTTACAAATCGGTGAAACCAAGTATGGGAAACCAATTTTAGACCGAACCTTAACCTATCATACGTCCCTGGAAGCGGCGGCTAAATGTGCTTTATTGTCCATTGATTCCACCATGAAATCGAATATTTCCGTAGGACCGCCCATTCATTTAGTTCGATATGAGCGGGATAGTTTTCGGCTTAACCATTGGCTGGAATTACGTTTGGGTGACCCGTATTTACTGCAAATGCGCCGCTCCTGGGAGCAGTCTTTGAAACAGGCGTTTGCTCAGATGCCTGACCCCCAGTGGCAGGGGAGTTCCCAGGAGGTTTCGGGCTGGGACTATCCTGGTTAA
- the cbiB gene encoding adenosylcobinamide-phosphate synthase CbiB, whose amino-acid sequence MTTDGTTAILILGAAILDYLVGDPPQWLHPVQVMGWIINHYCRLIWASNLGKAGEKIAGIVLVIVLIGSTIASVIILIIFTQIRHRNLALILQMILLASCFAGRSLHRAAMEVLAPLNSGDLPQARQILSQYVGRDTAHLDRAEILRAVLETVSENATDGVMAPLFYALLGGFLGQSPAVWALGYKAVSTLDSMVGYRTPPYTHLGWASARLDDVLTWLPCRLVVMTIGFLSGKPRYVWRICSRDAPFDPSPNSGWSECCYAAALGVQLGGVNTYRGVVKIKPKLGESHREITPTVIKQALHLTRWCFLIWLGLGLLLLGILPG is encoded by the coding sequence ATGACAACGGATGGGACTACAGCGATCCTGATCCTCGGAGCCGCCATTTTAGATTACCTGGTGGGTGACCCGCCCCAATGGCTCCATCCCGTGCAGGTCATGGGTTGGATCATTAATCATTATTGCCGGTTAATTTGGGCAAGCAATTTGGGAAAAGCCGGGGAAAAAATCGCCGGTATTGTATTAGTTATTGTGCTGATTGGCAGTACCATTGCTAGTGTGATAATTTTAATTATCTTTACGCAAATACGGCATAGAAATTTAGCCCTAATTTTACAAATGATTCTGTTAGCGAGTTGCTTCGCAGGACGCAGTTTACACCGGGCGGCGATGGAGGTATTAGCCCCATTAAATTCGGGTGATTTACCCCAAGCTCGCCAAATTCTCAGTCAATATGTGGGGCGGGATACGGCACATTTGGATAGGGCAGAAATCCTGCGGGCGGTGCTGGAAACCGTGAGTGAAAATGCCACCGATGGGGTGATGGCTCCCCTATTTTATGCACTTTTGGGGGGATTCCTGGGGCAATCTCCGGCGGTGTGGGCTTTGGGCTACAAGGCTGTAAGTACATTGGACTCAATGGTGGGCTATCGTACCCCCCCCTACACCCACCTGGGTTGGGCAAGTGCCCGTCTGGATGATGTATTAACATGGCTTCCCTGTCGTTTGGTGGTCATGACGATTGGGTTCCTATCAGGAAAACCTCGGTATGTGTGGCGCATTTGTAGTCGCGATGCCCCCTTTGATCCCAGTCCCAATTCCGGTTGGAGTGAATGTTGTTATGCGGCGGCGTTGGGGGTGCAATTGGGCGGGGTGAATACCTACCGGGGGGTGGTGAAAATCAAGCCTAAATTGGGGGAATCGCACCGAGAAATTACCCCAACAGTGATCAAACAGGCATTGCACCTAACTCGATGGTGTTTTTTGATTTGGTTGGGGCTGGGACTGTTGCTCCTGGGGATATTGCCAGGTTAA
- a CDS encoding NFACT RNA binding domain-containing protein, with protein sequence MNPAKTSLQPCDLTTLVAVYQELQRDWVPSRIEKILQTDKHHLYLNLRTLHGRGWLLLSWHPQASRLHLSPAPPAEPDTFTFSQQLWQKLGHLALTDLRLSDPWERVVDLHFAPRPGEPAQWHLYLEVMGRYSNAILTHADGTILTCAHQVSAQESRVRPLQTGTLYQLPPSLTQPPPQREEPFERWHQRLTLIPIPLSRALLQNYRGLSMKLVREMGYMLQLDPDIPVNQITSQQWEQLWALWQTWLETLQAKKFTPGLTAQGYTVLGWGITQSYATVSELLQDYYQHHLGTQTFQQQVHQLGQKLQNQQKKLHQKAQLFSEKLSQVTNAESYRTQADLLMAHLHQWAPGMREMQLPDFSTGTLMTILIPPEKNALQTAQDLYKKYQKLKRANDTVLPLLAEVKKQLAYLEQVETLVQQLELSPNALAILAEIYSELAQQGYDWQPSTYRPNSRPKTIPFLTFATPDGHPIYVGRNNRQNEALTFTYANDYDLWFHAQEIPGSHVILRLPPGTRPSTADLQTTANIAAYYSRSRHSQQVPVIYTPAKYVQRLKGQPPGTVHYRHEQVIWGEPAQAPIAQLTWQYPQEQQSQPQPNQKTPSS encoded by the coding sequence ATGAACCCTGCCAAAACCAGCCTCCAACCCTGCGACCTCACCACCTTGGTCGCCGTATACCAGGAATTGCAACGGGATTGGGTGCCTAGTCGTATTGAAAAAATACTGCAAACGGATAAACATCATCTGTACTTGAACCTGCGTACCCTGCACGGACGGGGTTGGTTGCTCCTCTCTTGGCATCCCCAGGCGAGCCGCCTCCACCTCAGCCCTGCGCCCCCCGCCGAGCCGGACACCTTTACCTTTAGTCAACAACTGTGGCAGAAACTGGGGCATCTGGCGCTCACCGACCTGCGCCTGAGCGACCCCTGGGAACGGGTGGTGGACTTGCACTTTGCCCCCCGCCCCGGTGAACCCGCCCAATGGCACCTCTACCTGGAAGTGATGGGACGCTACAGCAACGCCATCCTCACCCACGCTGACGGCACCATCCTCACCTGCGCCCACCAGGTCAGCGCCCAGGAGTCCCGGGTACGCCCCCTGCAAACCGGCACCCTGTACCAACTGCCCCCCAGCTTAACCCAACCCCCACCCCAGCGGGAGGAACCGTTTGAGCGTTGGCACCAACGGCTGACCTTGATCCCCATCCCACTCAGCCGGGCATTGCTCCAAAACTACCGGGGACTGAGCATGAAATTGGTACGGGAAATGGGGTATATGCTTCAGCTTGACCCGGACATTCCAGTTAATCAAATAACATCCCAGCAATGGGAGCAATTATGGGCACTTTGGCAGACCTGGTTAGAAACATTGCAGGCGAAAAAGTTTACCCCCGGATTAACGGCTCAAGGCTATACCGTGTTGGGGTGGGGCATCACCCAATCCTATGCCACCGTGAGTGAATTACTTCAGGATTATTATCAGCACCATTTGGGGACACAAACATTCCAACAGCAGGTGCATCAACTGGGGCAAAAACTGCAAAATCAACAAAAAAAACTCCACCAAAAAGCCCAACTATTCAGCGAAAAACTCAGCCAAGTTACCAACGCCGAATCCTATCGTACCCAAGCGGATTTACTCATGGCACACTTGCACCAATGGGCACCCGGCATGCGGGAAATGCAACTACCGGATTTTAGCACTGGCACCCTCATGACCATCCTCATTCCTCCAGAGAAAAACGCCCTGCAAACCGCCCAGGATTTATACAAAAAATATCAAAAACTCAAACGAGCCAACGATACCGTATTACCCCTGCTGGCAGAAGTTAAAAAACAATTAGCGTACCTAGAACAGGTGGAAACCCTCGTGCAACAATTGGAACTTTCCCCCAATGCTTTGGCAATTTTGGCGGAAATTTACAGCGAACTTGCCCAACAGGGCTACGATTGGCAACCCAGCACCTATCGCCCGAATTCCCGACCGAAAACCATCCCTTTTTTAACTTTTGCTACCCCTGACGGTCATCCCATTTATGTGGGGCGCAACAATCGCCAAAATGAAGCCCTAACCTTCACCTATGCAAACGACTATGACCTCTGGTTTCACGCCCAGGAAATTCCCGGTAGCCATGTGATTTTGCGCCTCCCCCCAGGCACTCGCCCTAGTACAGCCGATTTACAGACAACCGCCAACATTGCCGCCTACTACAGCCGCAGTCGCCACAGCCAGCAAGTGCCTGTGATTTACACCCCCGCTAAATATGTGCAACGGCTCAAAGGTCAACCCCCCGGCACGGTACATTACCGCCACGAACAGGTGATTTGGGGTGAACCCGCCCAAGCCCCAATTGCACAATTAACCTGGCAATATCCCCAGGAGCAACAGTCCCAGCCCCAACCAAATCAAAAAACACCATCGAGTTAG
- a CDS encoding tetratricopeptide repeat protein: MEPLAPVAHYLAQGVQQALSGESSTALASLRQALALQPQQAETHLLQALIYTQQGQFPEALAACQRALYLEDGLTEALVLRAYLYCLGKKPTRALPDLDQVQALRPDWWTVYAIRAWVYSRLERWQAAQEDLQRALHLEPTSGEICYNLGLVYHALGEKELALEYWGRALLLQPELTEAHAHRATLYQEMKDYQRSLAEYDLWLRHQPQEPKAYYGRGTVRAAQGDREGAIQDFSQALQLNPNAGEAWFQRGLVYSLLGQTTAALEDARRAAQIFDKQGNTTAYHRARGLIAYLHK, translated from the coding sequence ATGGAACCGCTGGCGCCAGTTGCCCACTATCTAGCCCAAGGGGTTCAGCAAGCCCTCAGCGGGGAGAGTTCAACGGCTTTGGCTTCCCTGCGACAGGCGTTAGCCCTGCAACCCCAGCAGGCGGAAACCCATCTGCTCCAGGCACTGATTTACACCCAACAGGGGCAATTTCCAGAGGCTTTAGCCGCCTGTCAACGGGCGTTGTATCTGGAGGATGGACTGACGGAAGCCCTGGTACTGCGAGCCTATTTGTACTGCCTGGGCAAAAAACCCACCCGTGCCCTCCCGGATTTAGACCAGGTACAAGCCCTGCGCCCTGACTGGTGGACAGTTTATGCCATCCGTGCCTGGGTTTATAGCCGTTTGGAACGCTGGCAGGCGGCGCAGGAGGATTTACAACGGGCATTGCACCTGGAACCGACCAGTGGGGAAATTTGCTACAATTTAGGACTGGTTTATCACGCCCTGGGAGAGAAGGAATTGGCGTTGGAGTATTGGGGGCGGGCGTTACTGCTCCAACCGGAACTCACCGAAGCCCATGCCCACCGGGCGACCCTTTACCAGGAGATGAAGGATTACCAGCGCAGTCTGGCGGAATACGACCTCTGGTTGCGCCACCAACCCCAGGAACCCAAAGCCTACTACGGGCGGGGGACGGTACGGGCGGCACAGGGCGACCGGGAAGGGGCAATTCAGGATTTTAGCCAAGCGTTGCAGTTAAATCCCAACGCCGGGGAAGCCTGGTTTCAACGGGGATTGGTCTATTCTTTGTTGGGGCAAACCACCGCCGCTTTAGAAGATGCCCGCCGCGCCGCCCAAATTTTCGACAAACAGGGCAATACCACCGCCTACCATCGGGCACGGGGACTGATTGCCTATCTGCACAAATGA
- a CDS encoding pentapeptide repeat-containing protein, translating to MKIPILTLALVTLIALPGASAEPEQVRQLLRTNKCVNCDLREADLRRMELRNADLSGADLTRANLSGADLSGANLADTDLRGVNFRNANLRYANLKGADVRGADFTGAILTGTELEDSIRTGGFIEIPGRATLRQMPPPTQPLRRFPLPR from the coding sequence ATGAAAATCCCCATCCTCACCCTTGCCTTAGTCACCCTGATCGCCCTGCCGGGTGCCAGTGCCGAACCGGAACAGGTGCGTCAACTCCTGCGTACCAACAAATGTGTCAACTGTGACCTGCGGGAAGCCGACCTGCGGCGCATGGAACTGCGGAATGCGGATTTGTCCGGGGCTGACCTCACCCGTGCCAACCTGAGCGGGGCGGATTTGAGCGGTGCCAACTTAGCCGATACGGACCTGCGGGGAGTGAATTTCCGCAACGCCAACCTACGCTATGCCAATTTGAAAGGGGCGGACGTGCGGGGAGCGGACTTTACCGGAGCCATCCTCACGGGCACGGAACTAGAAGACTCCATCCGTACCGGCGGATTCATTGAGATTCCCGGACGAGCCACCCTGCGGCAAATGCCCCCCCCTACCCAACCCCTGCGCCGGTTCCCCCTGCCCCGCTAG
- a CDS encoding tetratricopeptide repeat protein yields the protein MPIMIVENFFIRAFDKARRGDYQGAILDYTQALQVNPGDAKAFNNRGFAHFMIGDYSRAVSDYTSALQLDPRFGEAYYNRGIARFMLGDYEGAVADYTQAIHLRPRDPKAHGNRGFAHLMLKNYAQAIEDYTAALALHPEDAKAYYNRGVAYLGLEQYRAGLADLDRALQINPEFAEAYNKRGSAYFELGQVQEALQDYQEALRLNPTLAEAYYNRGVAYGELGQVQREIEDYSEAIRFNPEFGEAYYNRGIARFMAGDKLGAVADYTKAIQLNPEDARGYSNRGFAYHSLNQIAEAVADYTVALQLDPNLAEVYSKRGNARFDLGDVAGAIEDYTEAIRINPDYAVAYYNRATARFDLGDVLGEIEDYNRTLRLDPNFADAYLNRGLARLRLGNKREALVDFRKAASLFEHRGDQVMHQQILELMQTVTKSSL from the coding sequence ATGCCCATTATGATTGTGGAAAATTTCTTCATCCGGGCTTTTGATAAGGCACGACGAGGGGATTATCAAGGAGCAATTCTGGATTACACCCAGGCATTACAGGTGAATCCGGGGGATGCGAAGGCGTTTAATAATCGGGGGTTTGCCCATTTCATGATCGGGGATTACAGCCGGGCGGTCAGTGACTATACCAGTGCGTTACAGCTGGACCCCCGGTTTGGGGAGGCGTATTACAATCGGGGGATTGCCCGGTTCATGCTGGGGGATTACGAAGGGGCGGTGGCGGATTATACCCAGGCGATTCACCTGCGTCCCCGGGACCCCAAGGCGCATGGCAATCGGGGTTTTGCCCATTTGATGCTGAAGAATTATGCTCAGGCGATTGAGGATTACACGGCGGCGCTGGCATTGCACCCGGAGGATGCCAAGGCGTATTACAACCGGGGGGTGGCGTATCTGGGGTTGGAGCAGTACCGGGCGGGGTTGGCGGATTTAGACCGGGCGTTGCAGATCAATCCTGAGTTTGCGGAAGCCTACAACAAGCGGGGCAGTGCCTATTTTGAACTGGGACAGGTGCAGGAAGCCCTGCAAGACTACCAGGAAGCCCTGCGTTTGAATCCGACCCTGGCGGAGGCGTATTACAATCGGGGGGTCGCCTACGGGGAACTGGGGCAGGTACAGCGGGAGATTGAGGACTATTCCGAGGCGATCCGGTTTAACCCGGAGTTTGGGGAGGCGTATTACAATCGGGGGATTGCCCGGTTTATGGCGGGGGACAAGCTGGGGGCGGTGGCGGACTATACCAAGGCGATCCAACTCAACCCGGAGGATGCCCGGGGGTATAGCAACCGGGGGTTTGCGTACCACAGTTTGAACCAGATTGCGGAGGCGGTGGCGGACTATACGGTGGCGTTGCAACTGGACCCGAATTTGGCGGAGGTGTACAGCAAGCGGGGGAATGCCCGGTTTGATTTGGGGGATGTGGCGGGGGCGATTGAGGATTACACGGAGGCGATTCGGATCAACCCGGATTATGCGGTGGCTTATTATAATCGGGCGACGGCTCGGTTTGATTTGGGGGATGTGTTGGGGGAAATTGAGGATTACAATCGCACGTTGCGCTTAGACCCAAATTTTGCGGATGCCTATTTGAACCGGGGGTTGGCTCGTCTGCGCTTGGGTAATAAACGGGAGGCGTTGGTGGATTTTCGCAAAGCGGCTTCCCTGTTTGAGCATCGGGGAGACCAGGTGATGCACCAGCAAATTCTTGAACTGATGCAGACGGTGACCAAAAGCAGTCTTTAA
- a CDS encoding RluA family pseudouridine synthase produces the protein MPMEVRAFQVVQPMSRLDQGLVQQCPEFSRSRLQKLIQQGCVQVNQQVQTDKNYPLRPGDWVHLHIPDPQPLDTPAQPIALDILYEDDYVLILNKPAGLVVHPAPGHWDGTLVNALLAHCPHFLGMADKQRPGIVHRLDKDTTGVMVVAKTALAQQHLQNQIQTRRMVREYLGVIHGRLPQETGTINAPIGRHPQQRQRMAVIPTGRPAVTHWRVLATQGNYSWVYFRLETGRTHQIRVHLSHLGHPLVGDPVYSRKGTTQLPGQALHAWRLHFQHPQSGEWLTVVAPLPEHLVRFLNHLGFKNCHFKEIPVHNDPPTQQCYSRFTRKCNTLRHW, from the coding sequence ATGCCAATGGAAGTGCGGGCATTTCAGGTGGTTCAGCCCATGTCCCGCCTGGATCAGGGGTTGGTACAGCAATGTCCAGAATTTTCCCGCAGTCGCCTGCAAAAGCTGATCCAACAGGGCTGTGTGCAGGTCAACCAGCAGGTGCAAACGGACAAAAATTACCCCCTGCGCCCGGGGGATTGGGTGCATCTGCACATTCCCGACCCGCAACCCCTGGATACGCCCGCCCAGCCGATTGCTTTGGACATTCTCTATGAAGATGACTATGTACTGATTCTCAACAAACCGGCGGGGTTGGTGGTACATCCGGCGCCCGGTCATTGGGACGGTACGTTGGTGAATGCCCTGCTCGCCCATTGCCCGCATTTTTTGGGGATGGCGGACAAACAACGTCCTGGCATTGTGCATCGTTTGGATAAGGACACGACCGGGGTGATGGTGGTGGCGAAAACGGCGCTGGCGCAACAGCATTTGCAGAACCAAATCCAAACCCGGCGGATGGTCAGGGAATATCTGGGGGTGATTCACGGGCGATTGCCCCAGGAAACGGGCACCATCAACGCTCCCATCGGGCGGCATCCCCAGCAACGGCAAAGAATGGCGGTGATTCCCACCGGGCGACCGGCGGTGACCCATTGGCGGGTGTTGGCGACCCAGGGGAACTACAGTTGGGTGTACTTTCGGTTGGAAACGGGGCGAACCCATCAAATTCGGGTGCATCTGAGCCATTTGGGGCATCCTTTGGTCGGCGACCCGGTGTACAGTCGCAAAGGGACAACCCAATTACCGGGGCAAGCCCTGCACGCCTGGCGATTACATTTCCAGCACCCCCAATCAGGGGAATGGTTGACGGTAGTAGCACCATTGCCGGAACATTTGGTGCGTTTCTTAAACCATTTGGGGTTCAAAAATTGCCATTTCAAAGAGATTCCCGTTCACAATGATCCACCAACCCAGCAATGTTATAGTCGTTTCACAAGAAAATGCAACACTTTGAGGCACTGGTAA
- the aroH gene encoding chorismate mutase, whose product MVDGWTWRALRGATTAEANTIPAMREAVLELLDTLERENQLDPRQLLSVTFSVTADLDAIYPATIARERPHWDEVAMLDVQHMRVHEELPRCIRLLAHVHLPAHQRLVHPYLRGAKRLRPDWSYRH is encoded by the coding sequence ATGGTGGATGGCTGGACTTGGCGGGCACTGCGGGGGGCGACGACGGCGGAAGCCAATACCATTCCGGCGATGCGGGAAGCGGTGTTGGAGTTGTTGGATACCCTGGAGCGGGAAAATCAGCTTGACCCCCGGCAATTGCTGAGTGTGACGTTTAGTGTGACGGCGGATTTGGATGCGATTTATCCGGCGACCATTGCCCGGGAACGCCCACACTGGGATGAGGTGGCGATGTTGGATGTACAGCATATGCGGGTGCATGAGGAACTGCCCCGGTGCATTCGCCTGCTTGCCCACGTCCATTTGCCAGCCCACCAGCGGCTCGTCCATCCCTATCTGCGGGGAGCCAAACGGTTGCGCCCAGATTGGAGTTACCGCCACTAA
- a CDS encoding 2-isopropylmalate synthase yields the protein MTCDRILIFDTTLRDGEQCPGASLNTEEKLVIARQLARLGVDVIEAGFAYASPGDFEAVQTIAREVRESIICSLARAIPADIEAAAKALEPAAHPRIHTFISTSDIHLEHQLRKSRSEVLDIAVAMVQKAKSYVDDVEFSPMDAARSDPAYLYQVLTAVIEAGATTVNIPDTVGYLMPEEFGLLIKGIRENVPNIDRAVISVHGHNDLGVATANFLEAIKQGARQVEVTINGIGERAGNTALEELVMALHVRRSYFNPFLGRPAESTEPLTRIDTTQIYKTSRLVSSLTGMVVQPNKAIVGANAFAHESGIHQDGVLKHRQTYEIMDARTIGWQANQIVLGKHSGRHAFRARLQELGFDLHEQELNRAFLRFKELADKKKEITDRDLEAIASDEMQTPLVVNFRLERVQVSCGDHEIPTATVTVRLPSGEERTDAATGTGPVDAVYKAINRVVPVPNRLVEFSVQSVTAGIDAIGEVTIRLEHNQRTYSGHAANTDIIVASAQAYMNALNRLYNALQQQPTPVVTSQT from the coding sequence ATGACCTGTGACCGGATTTTGATTTTTGACACCACCTTGCGGGATGGCGAGCAGTGCCCCGGTGCGAGTTTGAACACGGAAGAAAAGCTGGTGATTGCCCGCCAGTTGGCACGGCTGGGGGTGGATGTTATCGAGGCGGGGTTTGCCTACGCCAGTCCGGGGGATTTTGAGGCGGTGCAGACGATTGCCCGGGAGGTGCGGGAATCCATCATTTGCTCGCTGGCACGGGCGATTCCGGCGGACATTGAGGCGGCGGCGAAGGCGTTGGAACCAGCGGCGCATCCTCGCATTCACACGTTTATTTCCACCTCGGATATTCATCTGGAGCATCAGTTACGCAAAAGCCGCAGTGAGGTGTTGGATATTGCGGTGGCGATGGTGCAAAAGGCGAAAAGCTATGTGGATGATGTGGAATTTTCCCCGATGGATGCGGCTCGCTCTGACCCGGCGTATCTGTACCAAGTACTGACGGCGGTGATTGAAGCGGGGGCGACGACCGTAAATATCCCGGATACGGTGGGGTATTTGATGCCGGAGGAATTTGGTTTATTGATCAAAGGCATCCGAGAAAATGTCCCGAACATTGACCGGGCGGTGATTTCCGTGCATGGACATAATGATTTGGGGGTGGCGACGGCGAATTTTTTAGAAGCGATCAAGCAGGGTGCCCGGCAGGTGGAAGTGACGATCAATGGCATTGGGGAACGGGCGGGGAATACGGCGTTGGAAGAGTTGGTGATGGCTCTGCACGTGCGGCGCAGTTACTTTAATCCGTTTTTGGGGCGACCGGCGGAATCTACTGAACCTTTGACCCGCATTGATACGACTCAGATTTACAAAACCTCTCGTCTGGTGTCCAGTTTGACGGGGATGGTGGTACAGCCCAACAAGGCGATTGTGGGGGCGAATGCCTTTGCCCATGAGTCGGGGATTCACCAGGACGGGGTACTCAAGCATCGGCAGACCTATGAAATCATGGATGCCCGTACCATCGGCTGGCAGGCGAATCAGATTGTGTTGGGCAAGCATTCCGGTCGTCATGCGTTCCGGGCACGTCTGCAGGAGTTGGGGTTTGACCTGCATGAACAGGAATTGAACCGGGCGTTTTTGCGCTTTAAGGAATTGGCGGACAAGAAAAAAGAGATTACCGACCGGGATTTGGAAGCGATCGCCAGCGATGAGATGCAAACCCCCCTGGTGGTGAATTTCCGCCTGGAGCGGGTGCAGGTGTCCTGCGGTGACCATGAAATTCCCACGGCAACGGTGACGGTACGCTTGCCCAGTGGCGAGGAACGGACGGATGCGGCGACGGGAACGGGACCGGTGGATGCGGTCTATAAGGCGATTAACCGGGTGGTGCCTGTGCCCAATCGGTTGGTGGAATTTTCCGTCCAGTCGGTGACGGCGGGGATTGATGCGATTGGGGAGGTGACGATTCGCCTGGAGCACAACCAGCGCACCTACAGCGGTCATGCGGCGAATACGGACATCATCGTGGCTTCGGCGCAGGCGTATATGAATGCCCTGAATCGGCTGTACAATGCCCTGCAACAGCAACCCACCCCGGTAGTCACAAGTCAGACCTGA
- a CDS encoding cadherin repeat domain-containing protein: MTKKWVQISPYQAKVIEEPLGIVASIRLSMGILSEFMSFSIMGLDLLKVISLREPKPGATPLRPIFRSTLILFVIFIILFAILSRLIIELIEFYLLHGEPISKSVIDVIELLPLIFSCTISIVLSILICLDIPVNDELIFDLDQGTLTHLVRSRFAKLLKRPSSIKKRLRLSNYSKVSLRVDSDLDSDNNRYYFYSLVMSGDSQNNYFQIDCSSGSYSLDKLDRKELAELEHLGRQLADFLQIPLVSEIDRDIETAVEKIYKTLKSSFGQSHEYRIVNSEDFWGYVDLAYYHRLQSALVEQGCTWAGDIEDMTVAEELREYNSRTFIRVMINSTHNTSIGFYHFNPKIPLGFLVQAKVIDCETEFSPEKYLVTTNVSKTPFDYPPGFDVVHLPGNTSYKNVLKTHYQRLQRAMSNWGLFPTNLHSLEDVLAMQKRMQQAKVTYRKRIGYITQEELNRFKVSPEIAREVGRRLRERFTHDS, encoded by the coding sequence ATGACTAAAAAATGGGTACAAATCAGTCCTTATCAGGCTAAGGTTATTGAAGAGCCTCTTGGTATAGTAGCTAGTATTCGCCTTAGCATGGGTATTTTAAGTGAATTTATGTCTTTTTCCATTATGGGTTTGGATCTATTGAAGGTTATCTCGCTTCGAGAACCAAAGCCGGGGGCTACGCCCCTGCGACCTATTTTTAGAAGTACCCTTATTTTATTTGTAATTTTTATTATACTTTTTGCGATTTTGTCTCGTCTTATAATCGAATTGATTGAATTCTATTTGCTACATGGTGAGCCTATTTCTAAGTCTGTAATAGATGTAATAGAGCTGTTACCACTTATATTTTCTTGCACTATTTCCATTGTCCTATCTATACTAATCTGTCTGGATATACCAGTTAATGATGAGTTGATTTTTGATTTAGATCAAGGAACCTTAACACACCTTGTCCGCTCTCGTTTTGCCAAACTATTAAAACGCCCAAGTTCTATAAAAAAAAGATTGCGTCTATCTAATTATTCTAAGGTTTCTTTGCGGGTTGACTCCGACTTGGATAGTGATAATAATCGGTACTATTTCTATTCCCTGGTGATGAGCGGTGATTCACAAAATAATTATTTCCAGATAGACTGCTCAAGTGGTTCTTATTCATTAGATAAACTAGACCGTAAAGAATTAGCTGAACTTGAGCATTTAGGTCGCCAGTTGGCAGATTTTTTGCAGATTCCTTTGGTTTCAGAAATAGATAGAGATATCGAAACTGCTGTCGAAAAAATCTATAAAACTCTGAAATCTAGCTTTGGTCAAAGCCATGAATACCGCATTGTCAACTCGGAAGATTTCTGGGGTTACGTTGACTTAGCCTACTACCATCGCCTGCAGTCTGCCCTCGTAGAACAGGGATGCACTTGGGCAGGGGACATTGAAGATATGACCGTTGCGGAAGAATTACGAGAATATAATAGTCGAACCTTTATTCGAGTAATGATCAACTCTACCCACAATACCAGCATCGGTTTTTACCATTTTAATCCCAAAATACCCCTGGGATTTTTAGTGCAAGCAAAAGTTATAGACTGTGAAACAGAATTTAGTCCAGAGAAGTACTTAGTGACCACCAATGTGAGCAAAACTCCTTTTGATTACCCACCAGGTTTTGATGTCGTTCACTTACCTGGCAATACAAGCTATAAAAATGTCCTGAAAACCCATTACCAAAGATTACAAAGAGCCATGTCGAATTGGGGTCTATTCCCCACTAATTTACATAGCTTAGAAGATGTTTTAGCAATGCAAAAACGGATGCAACAGGCGAAAGTTACCTACAGGAAACGAATTGGCTACATTACCCAGGAAGAACTCAATCGCTTCAAGGTTAGTCCCGAAATTGCCAGAGAAGTTGGTCGCCGCCTTCGGGAACGATTTACCCACGATTCTTGA